A window from Amblyomma americanum isolate KBUSLIRL-KWMA chromosome 7, ASM5285725v1, whole genome shotgun sequence encodes these proteins:
- the LOC144097970 gene encoding uncharacterized protein LOC144097970, giving the protein MAPPCDPGTFSGTDDSDVDDWIILYERVSNYNRWDPTLMLANVIFYLNGTARVCYETHEEELTSWDTFKEKLKTLFGRPDDRQLAAKKQLATRAQSSTESYVAYIQDILALCHKVDASMSETDKVGHVLKGIADDAFHLLVCKDCTSIDSIMNECRRFEQVKGRRISPSFSRLPNTAATSSCEFKNFADVFGRPAVRKLRADQRLRARAQLHGENFTSYIEVVVYLCRRVDSSMPERAKIDHIVHGIDDDAFRMLLAKSSNRRRRPCPMPKL; this is encoded by the exons ATGGCTCCTCCTTGCGACCCCGGCACGTTTTCCGGCACAGATGACTCGGACGTCGACGACTGGATTATCCTCTACGAGCGTGTCAGCaactacaacaggtgggaccctacgctaatgctcgcgaacgtcatcttttacctcaatggcacggcgcgcgtatgttacgagacccacgaggaagaactaacaagttgggacacctttaaggaaaagttgaagacgctattcggtagacctgatgaccgccagctcgccgccaagaaacagctggctactcgagcacaatcttctaccgagagctacgtggcctacattcaggacatcttggcgctttgtcacaaGGTCGATGCCTCAATGAGTGAGACCGataaagtgggccacgtgctcaaaggcattgccgacgatgcgttccacttgcttgtttgcaaagactgtacctcaattgactccatcatgaacgagtgccgtcgatttgagcaagtcaaaggccgccgcatttcgccgtcgttttctcgccttcccaacacggccgcgacatcttcctgtgagttcaag AATTTCGCCGACGTCTTCGGCCGGCCTGCGGTGCGCAAGTTGCGCGCCGACCAACGCCTACGTGCTCGGGCTCAGCTGCatggtgaaaatttcaccagctacattgaggtTGTGGTGTACCTGTGTAGGCGTGTGGATTCTTCGATGCCGGAGCGCGCCAAGATCGATCACATCGTGCACGGCATCGACGACGACGCGTTCCGGATGCTTCTGGCCAAATCCAGCAACCGTCGTCGACGCCCTTGCCCAATGCCAAAGCTCtga